A portion of the Pararge aegeria chromosome 10, ilParAegt1.1, whole genome shotgun sequence genome contains these proteins:
- the LOC120627130 gene encoding uncharacterized protein LOC120627130 isoform X1, translating into MQNDDGDSSSLSIYKFRRKIDRPDLSINPTAIGRFSEVQSHNILIELDGQKRQRTYAILQEPRPDFHSNRLRYVLLIYTNSMWNLFILSTIFFAYFLETCLYTFNRPHERSIWFIVLVLFLNAVFTIDVAIVFGLKFFEKWRKTLNLVEPDTKRVILDAVLALPYSFVYFMKPQEYTPFSYHAVAPIMATIRVYKIIEYSYSKSSRAGTNQWTTFLAQYLILFLLAVHTWTCIWYLFAHKHFDIHEIRSSWSVATVKLPTETTFDWYFVGAYWSVLFFTTNSLGDIYPVTTYERIVAAIAILLGFLLTTVVFVGSLTSLFITITTRRAKYVRQLKKIQNHLSLIKMDPETTKRIIRYYEDLWYQKSGVFKPKLMKLLPAPLQMEIFYDLNAVPLYSSLIFRKLPEAFLRRLSVKMTHQFYLPGDIVYNHNQNKTIMICVTSGVLELLSDEDDESPMISFAKGTCFGEISLVYNIPARCTVKAATYVECQVLSKTDFIKLMITYPDIVAKIRKELQERIYRSHCRKQKQGNDNQLTLNIYASKDRKKSSIKCLKDKLRYIQGFSDIENFTKDDELDENCLDLYILSEHVKKRTTAFTCLTSNFPWILESDCYLVKYWQLYMLSIVFYVCLLYPYFIGFKREFPRGIFFYIEIVITISLVLNVFITIVTSVKTKKRYIRNFLSILNYRMYTLGFYMDVFAIIPFEYIVTIHTNASYLDNYRNHLFYLCKGTKLCLVWRLSSFFDELERKLLANTIIVKIVKYCVYIGFICYWSGVILYMESCFVSRCSKNSWFASALTWENQRSGVTSSKTKYHILTATYFATTTLLSVGYGDFTPGDQFDMEFVAFLSLYGVLLTGYCVSEFSAVVTHWSRTKTAFLEVIITMDRFMKENNMHSAIKSRIMSFYELQWQYNSGVELTGENWLERTVVPSELRKKVLHQARFRTLTSIRFFQVKNKAYIHTLTETARDIILPPGEIVYYGGTVTRDLYIIESGYCMVTSKEMRETKRERVIGPGNHLGLLVLLYGVPAVSTVITLTHCKLISISHFAYTSALNLFPDMREHDGLLLPEELKKIEQIAKSQNTDAYLKHYNLLTEKRNKKRITNMLQDFFNNSFINVLEDYRKRKEKYLKSYKQFHVFNNLSPYLLMPIAIKPDGVFIKIWAILRVCAAYLLSLLIPIVIATAPTCKLFNIAIVVLECFCYVDLYLMLHVAFYGHKNQLIYHPYLTARNYLRRTFVVDLLTCFPWYALWKLFVPKHNEGHTLDDHQANAHMYHCIIRMVNVLQIYKLYAAFWAESIGALKRAYLMSVVQFLLLTLFFLNLYTSILMTMTCRYVVAYDNDDFVTKLEKLSLAGPYMKTTYNLRGNMICKQGSWIDGSKIFTDNYLSPDKVYLLAYYWTAASFTGAGFGDITAQDTSHMLLSICINIHGVLFFGYVYARIASLKAMADQVVTTFQENLKHLELFLNREKVPYLLKKSVIDYWKYQWKRTGGWSHQKILGKLHANLNEDAVLYMYEKTLREIPLFEDVEYSFFRAFAKKLKERYFQKGYMVMRSNEVISNMYIIYRGKVDIISNINEVEACMGPGGIFGNIRGASKYLTMSNVMASRNTDLLCIEGSDFYSLLKSYPTVLRKVKYSVDTTTKDYVLPTVMSEKCSMEIETYPLTYEADEDDDEEIDPNIFLDSPDDKSVAESHGSRSITSGDYADYISAIWLLFKPHRWFRSSVVPDSTWLTFIDYLIMALSYMDFLILVYQMAFLSNAYFFYMCVVFDIIFLYKAFLDMHSGYMNRYGDYVLNPKKVRKMYFSKVYLRRRDFLVNLPISYLAFSMTLRPSVQHALFCYLRTPQLFRISYLFTYRQHRTINIGSANLFLKLTTIAIWASLLSHVNACLFFKLSCLTPVHCTSANWISKEELNLRGNYAEKNFFPLYIASLWYMFNLLTITGTGDVSSQNDFEVIETIFITIIIKFCTGLLISEMSAMITAHSSSRIAYDYGINELRDGLRDTDLSDHQMNKMWDYVRELWNRQQGKQMPILVYELPFRLRCQVMQAVYGSHIRESLIFRKADDDFKRMLSMWLKHCVFFPGNYIVQRGDADQSIYFIHRGEVEVLTVHQNLTESIYDILGPEDSFGVAQGLFVGVTHHFSFRARTVVDIVYLKLDEWKYLLDFYPSSAKIVQRKVENVYLAI; encoded by the exons ATGC AGAATGATGACGGTGACAGTTCCAGTTTGAGTATTTACAAGTTTAGACGCAAAATAGATAGACCCGATTTATCAATTAACCCTACTGCTATAGGGCGCTTTTCGGAGGTACAATCCCATAACATATTGATTGAGTTGGACGGGCAAAAGCGCCAGAGAACTTATGCTATACTTCAAGAACCCCGACCCGACTTTCACAGCAACAGGCTACGTTACGTGCTCTTAATTTACACTAACTCTATGTGGAATCTGTTCATTCTATCAACCATTTTCTTTGCATACTTCTTAGAAACATGTCTCTATACGTTTAACAGACCACACGAAAGGTCTATCTGGTTCATCGTCCTAGTGCTATTTTTGAACGCTGTGTTCACCATAGATGTCGCCATTGTCTTCGGATTGAAGTTCTTCGAAAAGTGGCGAAAGACACTAAACTTAGTGGAACCGGACACAAAGCGTGTAATACTAGATGCTGTTCTGGCATTACCATATTCCTTTGTGTATTTCATGAAACCTCAAGAATACACACCATTTAGCTACCATGCTGTCGCCCCAATAATGGCCACTATACGTgtgtacaaaataattgaatactCCTACAGTAAATCTTCACGAGCTGGAACCAACCAGTGGACTACGTTCTTGGCACAGTACCTTATTCTGTTTTTATTGGCAGTGCATACTTGGACCTGTATATGGTACTTATTTGCGCACAAACACTTTGATATACATGAAATACGGTCATCCTGGTCTGTAGCTACTGTAAAACTTCCAACAGAAACAACGTTTGATTGGTACTTTGTTGGTGCTTATTGgtctgtattattttttacgaCAAACTCACTTGGAGATATTTATCCTGTAACTACATATGAAAGAATAGTAGCTGCGATCGCCATATTACTAGGATTTTTGCTAACGACTGTAGTGTTCGTTGGTTCTCTGACATCACTGTTTATTACCATAACGACTAGACGAGCAAAGTATGTAAGGcaattaaagaaaatacaaaatcatttgTCATTGATAAAAATGGATCCTGAAACGACAAAGCGTATTATAAG ATATTACGAGGATCTTTGGTATCAGAAATCTGGCGTGTTTAAACCCAAGCTCATGAAACTACTACCAGCTCCATTGCAAATGGAAATTTTTTACGACCTTAATGCGGTGCCTCTCTACAGTTCTTTGATATTCAGAAAACTTCCGGAAGCATTCCTTAGAAGACTATCTGTCAAAATGACTCACCAGTTTTATTTACCTGGCGACATTGTTTATAATCACAATCAAAACAAGACTATTATg ATTTGTGTCACAAGCGGCGTCTTAGAACTATTATCCGATGAGGATGACGAAAGCCCAATGATATCTTTTGCTAAAGGAACATGTTTCGGGGAAATTTCATTGGTGTATAACATACCAG CACGATGTACAGTCAAAGCAGCGACATACGTGGAATGTCAAGTTCTTAGTAAGACAGACTTCATTAAGTTGATGATAACTTATCCTGATATAGTTGCTAAGATTCGTAAAGAACTTCAAGAAAGAATATATCGAAGTCATTGCAGAAAACAAAAGCAGGGAAACGACAATCAGTTAACTTTGAATATTTATGCTTCCAAAGATAGAAAGAAGAGCAGCATTAAATGCTTAAAAGACAAACTACGTTATATTCAAG GTTTTAGTGATATCGAAAATTTCACAAAGGATGATGAACTTGATGAAAATTGTTTAGATCTATACATTTTATCGGAACACGTTAAAAAGCGTACTACTGCATTTACCTGCTTAACTTCAAATTTTCCTTGGATCTTGGAATCAGATTGCTACCTCGTTAAATATTGGCAACTATACATGCTCAGCATTGTGTTCTATGTGTGCCTTCTTTATCCTTATTTTATTGGTTTCAAAAGAGAATTCCCAAGAGGAATATTCTTCTATATAGAAATTGTCATTACAATTTCTTTAGTGTTAAATGTGTTCATAACCATTGTCACTTCTGTGAAGACTAAAAAGAGATACATAAGAAATTTTTTAAGCATATTAAATTATCGAATGTATACTTTGGGATTTTATATGGATGTCTTTGCTATTATTCCATTCGAATACATTGTTACAATACATACAAATGCATCGTACCTAGATAATTACAGAAATCATTTGTTTTATCTCTGTAAAGGCACTAAACTTTGCTTAGTGTGGAGATTATCAAGCTTTTTTGATGAGTTGGAAAGGAAATTGCTCGCGAATACTATAATAGTTAAG ATTGTCAAGTATTGTGTTTATATTGGATTCATCTGTTACTGGTCTGGCGTGATTTTATACATGGAATCATGTTTCGTGAGTAGATGTTCCAAAAATTCGTGGTTCGCTAGTGCTTTGACCTGGGAAAATCAAAGAAGCGGCGTGACATCAAGCAA AACAAAATATCATATTCTAACCGCGACCTATTTTGCTACTACTACATTACTTTCCGTTGGCTATGGTGATTTTACTCCTGGTGATCAATTTGATATGGAATTCGTAGCATTTCTTAGTTTATACGGAGTTTTGCTAACTGGATATTGTGTATCTGAGTTTTCTGCTGTTGTGACACATTGGTCTAG GACTAAGACAGCTTTTCTGGAAGTTATTATTACTATGGATAGATTcatgaaagaaaataatatgcACTCGGCGATAAAATCGAGAATCATGTCCTTTTACGAGCTGCAGTGGCAGTATAATTCG GGTGTTGAACTAACTGGCGAAAATTGGCTTGAGAGAACTGTAGTGCCTTCTGAGTTACGAAAAAAAGTGCTTCATCAGGCGCGATTCAGGACGCTTACTTCAATTAGGTTCTTTCAAGTGAAAAATAAAGCTTACATTCATACGCTAACAGAAA CTGCCAGGGATATAATCCTACCACCGGGAGAGATAGTATACTACGGCGGCACCGTTACACGAGATCTGTATATAATTGAGAGCGGTTATTGTATGGTGACATCTAAGGAGATGAGAGAAACTAAGAGGGAACGTGTCATTGGCCCCGGGAACCATCTGGGTTTATTGGTGTTGTTATATGGCGTGCCCGCTGTCAGCACTGTAATTACTCTGACACATTGCAAA CTGATAAGTATAAGTCATTTCGCGTACACATCAGCTTTGAATCTGTTCCCGGATATGAGAGAACATGATGGATTGCTCTTGCCAGAAGAACTAAAGAAAATAGAGCAAATAGCAAAATCTCAAAATACGGATGCCTATTTAAAGCATTACAACCTTCTGACGGAAAAACGTAATAAGAAACGGATAACGAATATGCTGCAGGACTTCTTTAAca attcCTTTATAAACGTTTTGGAGGATTATAGAAAAAGGAAGGAGAAATATTTGAAATCATACAAACAGTTCCATGTATTTAACAATTTATCTCCGTATCTGCTGATGCCGATAGCGATCAAGCCAGATGGcgtctttattaaaatatgggCTATCCTAAGAGTGTGTGCTGCTTATCTCCTGAGTTTGCTGATTCCA ATTGTTATTGCGACGGCTCCAACGTGCAAGCTTTTCAATATAGCAATTGTAGTTTTGGAATGTTTTTGCTACGTAGATTTATATCTGATGCTACACGTTGCCTTCTATGGCCACAAAAATCAACTTATCTATCACCCATACCTAACTGCGAGAAATTATTTAAGG AGGACGTTCGTGGTAGATCTTCTCACATGTTTCCCGTGGTACGCCTTGTGGAAACTATTTGTGCCAAAGCATAATGAAGGTCATACTCTAGATGACCATCAAGCTAACGCCCATATGTACCATTGTATCATCAGAATGGTTAACGTGTTGcaaatttataaactttatgcGGCATTTTGGGCAGAGTCGATCGGTGCTTTAAAAAGG GCATATTTGATGAGCGTCGTCCAATTCCTGCTATTAAcccttttctttttaaatctgTACACCTCAATATTAATGACAATGACGTGCAGATATGTAGTTGCATATGATAACGATGATTTTGTTACAAAGCTTGAAAAGTTGTCCTTAGCGGGACCGTACATGAAAACTACGTATAACTTGAGAGGAAATATGATTTGTAAACAAg GTTCTTGGATAGATGgtagtaaaatatttacagaCAACTATCTATCCCCAGACAAGGTTTATTTGCTGGCTTACTATTGGACAGCTGCGAGTTTCACTGGCGCAGGTTTTGGTGATATCACGGCCCAAGACACCTCCCACATGTTACTCTCAATTTGCATTAACATACACGGCGTTTTGTTTTTTGG CTACGTGTATGCACGTATAGCATCATTAAAAGCGATGGCTGATCAAGTGGTTACTACATTCCAAGAGAATTTGAAGCATTTAGAGCTATTTTTAAATCGAGAGAAGGTACCTTATCTGTTGAAAAAGTCTGTCATCGACTACTGGAAATATCAATGGAAAAGAACCGGGGGCTGGTCg CATCAAAAAATTTTGGGCAAACTACATGCCAATTTGAACGAAGACGCAGTTTTATACATGTACGAAAAAACATTAAGAGAAATACCGTTATTTGAAGATGTGGAGTATTCTTTCTTTAGAGCTTTCGCGAAAAAACTTAAGGAGAGATATTTCCAAAAAGGCTACATGGTGATGAGATCTAATGAGGTCATAAGTaacatgtacattatttatcgCGGTAAA GTGGATATAATCAGTAACATTAACGAAGTTGAAGCCTGTATGGGGCCGGGAGGAATTTTCGGAAATATTCGCGGTGCATCAAAATATTTAACCATGTCTAATGTAATGGCATCAAGGAACACAGATTTGTTGTGTATTGAAGGCTCGGATTTCTATTCATTATTAAAG AGTTACCCCACAGTGTTGAGGAAGGTAAAATATTCAGTGGATACTACAACGAAAGATTATGTTTTGCCAACGGTTATGTCCGAAAAATGTAGCATGGAA ATAGAAACATATCCCCTAACGTATGAAGCTGATGAGGACGATGATGAAGAAATAGACCCGAATATATTTCTAGAC agccCCGATGACAAAAGTGTTGCCGAATCTCACGGATCAAGGTCTATAACTTCTGGTGATTACGCGGACTATATTTCAGCGATTTGGCTGTTATTTAAACCACACag GTGGTTTCGTAGCAGTGTAGTTCCAGATTCTACTTGGCTCACATTTATTG ATTATTTAATTATGGCCCTCTCGTACATGGACTTCTTGATTCTTGTGTACCAAATGGCATTTCTGTCCAATGCTTACTTCTTCTATATGTGCGTTGTGTTCGATATCATCTTCTTGTATAAAGCGTTCCTAGACATGCACAGCGGCTATATGAACAGATACGGTGATTATGTGTTGAACCCGAAGAAAGTGCGGAAAAT gtACTTTTCTAAGGTTTACCTGCGTAGACGTGACTTTCTAGTCAACTTACCGATATCATACTTGGCATTTTCAATGACTTTACGTCCGTCGGTGCAGCACGCGTTATTCTGCTATTTGCGAACACCACAGCTGTTTAGGATATCATACTTGTTCACATATCGACAGCATAGGACGATAAATATCGGATCTGCGAACCTTTTCCTTAAATTGAC AACGATTGCGATATGGGCATCACTGCTATCACATGTAAACGCATGTCTATTTTTCAAACTGTCCTGTCTCACCCCAGTACATTGCACATCAGCTAATTGGATATCAAAAGAGGAGTTGAATTTACGAGGAAACTACGCCGAG AAAAACTTCTTCCCACTCTACATAGCCTCGCTATGGTACATGTTTAACTTGCTTACCATAACAGGGACCGGTGACGTATCATCCCAAAACGATTTTGAAGTCATTGAAACCATATTTATAACAATCATTATAAAATTCTGCACAG gtcTCCTAATATCAGAAATGTCAGCAATGATCACAGCACACTCGTCATCACGTATTGCGTACGACTACGGTATAAACGAGTTGCGTGACGGTTTGCGTGATACAGACCTCAGTGATCATCAAATGAACAAGATGTGGGACTATGTGCGGGAATTGTGGAATCGACAACAGGGGAAACAG ATGCCAATACTAGTTTACGAGTTACCATTCCGTCTTCGTTGCCAAGTCATGCAAGCAGTCTATGGGAGTCATATAAGAGAATCGCTCATATTCAGGAAGGCGGACGACGATTTCAAACGGATGCTATCAATGTGGCTTAAGCATTGTGTGTTTTTTCCCGGAAACTATATCGTTCAACGTGGTGATGCTGACCAGTCCATATACTTTATACACAGGGGAGAG